From Dermatophagoides farinae isolate YC_2012a chromosome 10, ASM2471394v1, whole genome shotgun sequence, a single genomic window includes:
- the Gapvd1 gene encoding LOW QUALITY PROTEIN: GTPase activating protein and VPS9 domains 1 (The sequence of the model RefSeq protein was modified relative to this genomic sequence to represent the inferred CDS: deleted 1 base in 1 codon) gives MDLVNIIEKVRHQHVYIQDERQNIHKLNVDVNDEIDSMIKSVWIIKNQRYICDKLHESHHQLSNDPINLINESNKIQQADFIIGHKKFGSNESLLSQLLQHLRDNPKSISYLLFYAEKECTNFLDLLCKIIISTVYNHCFLEQDKISLIDMMEELIEIYINFYDDLRRHLHSKNSSFGIVYRHFCDEQSELKTFYRLALTKPIMLVLSEDSLFLDIDSNRAVMRFCQEERQKHFGHENTPEYEEKLNRYKKRTIQKMKYFVNNFIRSLKDNVYAFPQSLIWLMVRMYAKLIERFDYQKVNAIFVDMIFFFLLCPAIQNPDLFGITDLHINHIAHYNLMQCAQILQMLALSNWERVTGPYQQVCSLFDRNCLSFIMEHIFTVAKSSTMIIPRSSSIESIQLPFFLISDIELKFLLEYIGLFLERNDQPDQPLGTYFHKLPQSILNFEYESGKHSIKSENSIRLNIRKSKSSDDYIDSLNEFSSLNIKHLLANNGDNLPTLKCLFNSKQIFKISNQDFSTKFVGMKNEEKILESIKNKQLVLSETVDKIREEIDELFSLEINCSTQIDDKHSILSIDEVNNNLSSLLCLNDGNDQINVMEDLSTQTLDDDELFAEINMQSLGTLTLQLGDIDDQHLATNREEMNHNNSNRNSPESMSKSNESISNKSNSSSNISGNPVGKKVMSGFKNIKDKVKNISLNKENKLPKTASIDLSKTNHVIDDDNVNQSSVEIVKAETDKIFDKYRNSTKQHQQQQNLEHENIIDHHHGYSTDQSIVLNEQKMNSDSIVDIDYFLNDIHSKIYRLISLIDFCHVYRRYRFLNLVNKNDFLMFLKILLSQSNDTNEMSTSVLIMDIIRIVQDMGQEELSNIFKQIEIDWKTRNFYIIYLLKSRQYLLQRLKQIDSVRQSLRKDHSCTDFIIISFLVQLILDKQESNIQELIRKFRDPSTLTDEKALLVQRLLDTTINKLQTQLFTDEQLILLRQILERHLMNRIYLLAFYPNGDIDKLRDQILHQQIQQQLSSNLSHNSKLLNIPIKYFTTSPWPSAQAELLLLSAYKTPRDKIQCIYRCCSHIITLLSTSQNSIPSADDLLPVLIFVVIKSNARSILSTIEYVNTFYRNEMTGEQSYYWTQFCSAVEFIKTILNNDQQLS, from the exons atggatcTAGTgaatatcattgaaaaagtTCGACATCAACATGTTTATATTCAAGATGAACGTCAAAACATTCATAAGCTAAATGTTGAT gtaaacgatgaaattgattccaTGATTAAATCAGTATGgattattaaaaatcaacGATACATTTGTGATAAACTTCATGAAAGTCATCATCAGCTAAGCAATGATCcaataaatttgataaatgaatcgaataaaattcaacagGCTGATTTTATAATTGGTCATAAAAAATTCGGTTCCAATGAATCGTTATTAAGTCAATTATTACAACATTTACGTGATAATCCTAAATCAATTTCGTATCTATTGTTTTATGCAGAAAAAGAATGTACAAATTTTTTGGATCTTTTATGTAAGATAATCATTTCAACTGTATACAATCATTGTTTCTTGGAACAggataaaatttcattgatcgatatgatggaagaattgattgaaatctaTATAAATTTCTATGATGATCTTCGTCGTCATTTACATAgtaaaaattcttcattcgGTATTGTTTATCGTCATTTTTGTGATGAACAATctgaattgaaaacattcTATAGGCTTGCATTGACCAAACCAATCATGTTGGTACTATCGGAGGATAGTCTTTTTTTGGATATCGATTCC AATCGTGCTGTAATGCGATTCTGTCAAGAAGAacgacaaaaacattttggcCACGAAAATACACCGgaatatgaagaaaaattgaatcgttATAAAAAACGGACCATACAAAAgatgaaatattttgtcAATAATTTTATACGTTCATTGAAAGATAATGTATATGCTTTTCCACAATCACTCATATGGCTAATGGTTCGAATGTATGCAAAATTAATCGAAcgatttgattatcaaaaagTCAATGCCATTTTTGTTGACatgattttcttctttttacTCTGTCCAGCCATTCAGAATCCTGATCTTTTTGGCATAACAGATTTACATATCAATCATATTGCTCATTATAATCTAATGCAATGTGCACAGATTTTACAAATGTTAGCATTATCAAATTGGGAAAGAGTTACTGGACCTTATCAACAagtttgttcattgtttgatcgaaattgtttatcattcataatgGAACATATATTTACTGTGGCTAAAAGTTCGACCATGATCATaccacgatcatcatcaatcgaatcaattcaattaccattttttctgatatcagatattgaattgaaatttttactTGAATATATTGGATTATTTTTAGAAAGAAATGACCAACCTGATCAACCATTGGGCACTTATTTTCATAAGCTACctcaatcaatattgaattttgaatatgaAAGTGGTAAACATTCGATTAAATCGGAAAATAGTATTCGTCTGAATATAAGAAAATCTAAATCAtctgatgattatattgatagtttgaatgaattttctagtttaaatatcaaacatttattggctaataatggtgataatttaccaacattgaaatgtttattcaattcaaaacaaatatttaaaatttctaatcaagatttttcaacaaaatttgttggtatgaaaaatgaagaaaaaattcttgaaagtataaaaaataaacaacttGTTTTAAGTGAAACTGTTGATAAAATTCGTgaagaaattgatgaattatttagTTTGGAAATTAATTGTTCAACACAAATTGATGACAAGCATTCAATATTGTCGATTGATGaagtgaataataatttgtcatcattgttatgtTTAAACGATGGAAATGATCAGATAAATGTAATGGAAGATTTATCTACCCAaacattggatgatgatgaattatttgcCGAAATTAATATGCAATCATTGGGAACATTAACACTTCAACTtggtgatattgatgatcaacatttgGCCACGAACCGAGAGGAaatgaatcataataattcaaatcgTAATTCACCCGAATCAATGagtaaatcaaatgaatcaatttcaaataaatccaacagcagcagcaacatcAGTGGTAATcctgttggaaaaaaagttatgTCTGGTTTTAAAAACATTAAAGataaagtgaaaaatatttcattgaataagGAGAATAAATTACCGAAAACAGCTTCAATTGATTTATCCAAAACTAATCATGtcatagatgatgataatgttaatcAATCATCTGTTGAAATAGTAAAAGCAGAGACTGATAAAATATTTGACAAATATCGAAATTCAACCAAACagcatcagcaacaacaaaatttggaACATGAAAAcataatcgatcatcatcatggttacAGTactgatcaatcgattgtattaaatgaacaaaaaatgaatagcgattcaattgttgatattgattattttcttaACGATATTCATAGCAAGATTTATAGATTAATTTctttaatcgatttttgtcATGTTTATCGTCGTTATAGATTTTTAAATCttgtgaacaaaaatgattttcttaTGTTTTTAAAG attttattatcacaatcaaacgatacaaatgaaatgtcTACCTCAGTATTGATCATGGACATCATACGAATAGTACAGGATATGGGTCAAGAAGAATTGTCCAATATATTCAAAcagattgaaattgattggaAAACTAGAAATTTTTACATAATTTATCTATTGAAATCTCGTCAATATTTATTGCAACGATTAAAACAGATTGATTCTGTTCGACAATCATTACGAAAAGATCATTCGTGTactgattttattattatttcattccTTGTTCAACTTATTCTGGATAAACAGGAATCGAATATTCAAGAATTGATACGAAAATTTCGTGATCCATCAACGTTAACCGATGAAAAAGCTCTGTTAGTACAACGATTATTGGACACTACCATTAACAAATTGCAAACACAATTATTCACCGATGAACAGCTGATTTTGTTACGACAAATACTCGAACGACATCTTATGAATCGAATTTATCTATTGGCTTTCTATCCTAATGGCGATATTGATAAATTACGTgatcaaattcttcatcaacagatccaacaacaattatctTCGAATCTATCACATAATTCTAAATTGTTAAACATTCCTATCAAATATTTTACAACTAGTCCATGGCCATCAGCACAGGCTGAATTATTGCTACTATCAGCATACAAAACTCCTAGAGATAAAATCCAATGCATATATCGATGTTGTTCACATATTATTACATTATTGAGTACAAGCCAGAATAGTATACCATCAGCTGATGATCTATTACCGGTACTAATATTTGTGGTGATCAAATCGAATGCCAGATCAATATTGTCCACAATTGAATATGTAAATACATTCTATCGTAATGAAATGACCGGTGAACAATCATATTATTGGACACAATTTTGTTCGGCAGTAGAATTTATTAAAACTATActcaataatgatcaacagTTGtcataa
- the LOC124490771 gene encoding uncharacterized protein LOC124490771 isoform X1, with protein MPVDNNNFNETKTKITTAKMNFETLATNVIEKSDHSSSTITLLNNGTKRIDQNNDNENSIPSKDSSSSSSSTIVNTQQQQQQQSSITNEEMLNLKVKDFNDVITCFLCKGYLIDATTINECLHSFCKTCILKYFDDDNNPKSRSCPKCDTQVHKTKPKLNIRSDPTRQDIVYKLVPGLYKSEMNRRKEFYRRHPDKAIGLSNEEKGEINGERLILSNDDQIQITIEYFPEVSNPFPLLPFNNDENSNITKLTNLNQRRYLLVKSGMRVLHLKKFIQYKYELDPSIQVDFFFKHERLKDDYTIMDVAYIYSWRRVREKFNYHSQNIPIPLYYLILEPNKTHDDYIWLNNEPKITPLSVGRQQSLRQTRLQMRRMSNLHNNSLNRNLRRMRSNSTNDLLVSSSFNTSDTKSVNNVQENCTNSSNQNNRRNSTSKFAPKTASTPLSMKSTNNSGLKSKFKCAHIIIIISMYDIITGGNIGKIHHRI; from the exons atgcctgtggataataataattttaatgaaacaaaaacaaaaataaccactgccaaaatgaattttgaaacattGGCTACAAATGTTATTGAAAAATctgatcattcatcatcgacaattacattattgaataatggaacgaaaagaattgatcaaaataatgataatgaaaattccattccatCAAAagattcatcgtcatcatcatcatcaacaattgtcaatacacaacaacaacaacaacaacaatcatcgataACTAATGAAGAAATGTTAAATCTTAAAGTAAAAGATTTTAATGATGTCATCACATGTTTTCTTTGTAAAGGCTATCTAATTGATGCTACCACTATAAATGAATGTCTTCATTCGT TTTGTAAAACATGCatattaaaatattttgatgatgataataatccaaAATCACGATCATGTCCAAAGTGTGATACACAAGTCCATAAAACTAAACCAAAATTAAATATTCGTTCCGATCCTACAAGACAGGATATCGTATATAAATTAGTTCCTGGACTTTATAAAA GCGAAATGAATCGACGTAAAGAATTTTATCGTCGCCATCCAGATAAAG CCATTGGTCTttcgaatgaagaaaaaggtGAAATCAATGGTGAAAGATTGATattatcgaatgatgatcagataCAGATAAcgattgaatattttccTGAAGTATCGAATCCATTTCCATTGTTAccatttaataatgatgaaaattccaaTATCACTAAACTTACGAATCTTAATCAACGAAGATATTTATTAGTTAAATCAGGAATGCGTGttttacatttgaaaaaattcatacaaTATAAATATGAGCTTGATCCATCGATTCAggtggattttttctttaaacaCGAACGTCTTAAAGATGATTATACAATCATGGATGTTGCCTATATATATTCATGGAGAAGGGTAAgagagaaat ttaACTATCATTCACAGAATATTCCTATACCATTATATTATCTGATATTGGagccaaacaaaacacatgatgattatatttggCTAAACAATGAACCTAAAATTACACCATTATCTGTTGGTCGTCAACAATCATTACGACAAACACGTCTTCAAATGCGTAGAATGAGCAATTTacataataattcattgaatagAAATCTTCGCCGTATGCGTTCGAATAGTACGAACGATTTACTAGTCTCTTCATCTTTTAATACATCCGATACAAAATCAGTTAATAATGTTCAAGAAAATTGTACAAATTCATCGAACCAAAATAATCGAAGAAATTCAACTTCAAAATTTGCTCCTAAAACAGCATCCACGCCTTTATCAATGAAAAGTACAAATAATTCTggtttgaaatcaaaatttaaatgtgcccatatcatcatcatcatctccatGTACGACATCATTACCGGTGGTAACATCGGAAAAATCCATCACAGAATCtaa
- the LOC124490771 gene encoding uncharacterized protein LOC124490771 isoform X2 yields MPVDNNNFNETKTKITTAKMNFETLATNVIEKSDHSSSTITLLNNGTKRIDQNNDNENSIPSKDSSSSSSSTIVNTQQQQQQQSSITNEEMLNLKVKDFNDVITCFLCKGYLIDATTINECLHSFCKTCILKYFDDDNNPKSRSCPKCDTQVHKTKPKLNIRSDPTRQDIVYKLVPGLYKSEMNRRKEFYRRHPDKAIGLSNEEKGEINGERLILSNDDQIQITIEYFPEVSNPFPLLPFNNDENSNITKLTNLNQRRYLLVKSGMRVLHLKKFIQYKYELDPSIQVDFFFKHERLKDDYTIMDVAYIYSWRRNIPIPLYYLILEPNKTHDDYIWLNNEPKITPLSVGRQQSLRQTRLQMRRMSNLHNNSLNRNLRRMRSNSTNDLLVSSSFNTSDTKSVNNVQENCTNSSNQNNRRNSTSKFAPKTASTPLSMKSTNNSGLKSKFKCAHIIIIISMYDIITGGNIGKIHHRI; encoded by the exons atgcctgtggataataataattttaatgaaacaaaaacaaaaataaccactgccaaaatgaattttgaaacattGGCTACAAATGTTATTGAAAAATctgatcattcatcatcgacaattacattattgaataatggaacgaaaagaattgatcaaaataatgataatgaaaattccattccatCAAAagattcatcgtcatcatcatcatcaacaattgtcaatacacaacaacaacaacaacaacaatcatcgataACTAATGAAGAAATGTTAAATCTTAAAGTAAAAGATTTTAATGATGTCATCACATGTTTTCTTTGTAAAGGCTATCTAATTGATGCTACCACTATAAATGAATGTCTTCATTCGT TTTGTAAAACATGCatattaaaatattttgatgatgataataatccaaAATCACGATCATGTCCAAAGTGTGATACACAAGTCCATAAAACTAAACCAAAATTAAATATTCGTTCCGATCCTACAAGACAGGATATCGTATATAAATTAGTTCCTGGACTTTATAAAA GCGAAATGAATCGACGTAAAGAATTTTATCGTCGCCATCCAGATAAAG CCATTGGTCTttcgaatgaagaaaaaggtGAAATCAATGGTGAAAGATTGATattatcgaatgatgatcagataCAGATAAcgattgaatattttccTGAAGTATCGAATCCATTTCCATTGTTAccatttaataatgatgaaaattccaaTATCACTAAACTTACGAATCTTAATCAACGAAGATATTTATTAGTTAAATCAGGAATGCGTGttttacatttgaaaaaattcatacaaTATAAATATGAGCTTGATCCATCGATTCAggtggattttttctttaaacaCGAACGTCTTAAAGATGATTATACAATCATGGATGTTGCCTATATATATTCATGGAGAAGG AATATTCCTATACCATTATATTATCTGATATTGGagccaaacaaaacacatgatgattatatttggCTAAACAATGAACCTAAAATTACACCATTATCTGTTGGTCGTCAACAATCATTACGACAAACACGTCTTCAAATGCGTAGAATGAGCAATTTacataataattcattgaatagAAATCTTCGCCGTATGCGTTCGAATAGTACGAACGATTTACTAGTCTCTTCATCTTTTAATACATCCGATACAAAATCAGTTAATAATGTTCAAGAAAATTGTACAAATTCATCGAACCAAAATAATCGAAGAAATTCAACTTCAAAATTTGCTCCTAAAACAGCATCCACGCCTTTATCAATGAAAAGTACAAATAATTCTggtttgaaatcaaaatttaaatgtgcccatatcatcatcatcatctccatGTACGACATCATTACCGGTGGTAACATCGGAAAAATCCATCACAGAATCtaa